One window of Klebsiella quasivariicola genomic DNA carries:
- the apt gene encoding adenine phosphoribosyltransferase has translation MTATAQQLEYLKNSIQSVQDYPKPGILFRDVTSLLEDPKAYALSIELLTERYKNAGITKVVGTEARGFLFGAPVALALGVGFVPVRKPRKLPRETIAESYELEYGTDQLEIHVDAIKPGDKVLVVDDLLATGGTIDATVKLIRRLGGEVHDAAFIINLFDLGGEQRLEKLGIHCYSLVPFPGH, from the coding sequence ATGACCGCAACTGCACAGCAGCTTGAATATCTGAAGAACAGCATCCAAAGCGTCCAGGATTATCCGAAACCGGGCATCCTTTTCCGCGATGTCACCAGCTTACTGGAAGACCCAAAAGCCTACGCGCTTAGCATTGAACTGCTGACCGAGCGTTATAAAAACGCCGGCATCACCAAAGTGGTGGGGACCGAAGCGCGTGGCTTCCTGTTCGGCGCACCGGTTGCGCTGGCGCTGGGCGTAGGCTTTGTTCCGGTACGCAAGCCGCGTAAGTTGCCGCGTGAAACCATTGCCGAGAGCTATGAACTGGAGTACGGCACCGATCAGCTGGAGATCCACGTTGACGCCATTAAACCGGGCGACAAAGTGCTGGTGGTGGACGATCTGCTGGCGACCGGCGGCACCATCGACGCGACGGTCAAACTGATCCGCCGTCTTGGCGGCGAAGTACACGATGCCGCTTTCATTATCAACCTCTTCGATCTGGGCGGCGAACAGCGCCTGGAAAAGCTGGGGATCCACTGCTACAGCCTGGTGCCGTTCCCGGGCCACTAA